Proteins found in one Promicromonospora sukumoe genomic segment:
- a CDS encoding alpha/beta hydrolase, whose product MSETNTAKPPIVLIHGLWMTARSWDDWATYYRAKGHEVVVPSYPGFEVEVEVLRESPDVIATVSVPDTLNHLTAVIEGLDSPPIIMAHSFGGTLTQVLVNQGLGAAAVLIDSAPPEGVRVNPPSQIKSLFPVLANPANRHRAVGYTKEQFHYVFANTLSREESDAAFDRFHIPAPGNWVWAYGLIANFKPGHQETWVDYDLDERAPLLFITGGEDHLMPPAVQYSNAKKYRHSSALTETYDFPDRPHLTCAAPGWEEVADHALEWAVRHARTQSK is encoded by the coding sequence ATGAGCGAGACGAATACCGCCAAGCCACCCATCGTGCTGATCCACGGGCTCTGGATGACCGCCCGCAGCTGGGACGACTGGGCCACCTACTACCGGGCAAAGGGGCACGAGGTCGTGGTGCCGTCGTACCCCGGCTTCGAGGTCGAGGTCGAGGTCCTGCGCGAGAGCCCCGACGTCATCGCCACCGTGAGCGTGCCGGACACCCTGAACCACCTCACCGCCGTGATCGAGGGCCTGGACAGCCCGCCGATCATCATGGCTCACTCGTTCGGCGGCACCCTCACCCAGGTCCTGGTCAACCAAGGGCTGGGCGCTGCCGCCGTACTGATCGACTCGGCACCGCCGGAAGGCGTACGCGTCAACCCGCCCTCCCAGATCAAGTCGCTGTTCCCGGTCCTGGCCAACCCGGCCAACCGGCACAGGGCAGTGGGCTACACGAAAGAGCAGTTCCACTACGTGTTCGCGAACACACTCAGCCGGGAGGAGTCCGACGCCGCGTTCGACCGCTTCCACATCCCCGCACCCGGGAACTGGGTCTGGGCCTACGGCCTGATCGCCAACTTCAAGCCCGGCCACCAGGAGACCTGGGTCGACTACGACCTCGACGAGCGCGCCCCGCTGCTGTTCATCACGGGCGGCGAGGACCACCTGATGCCACCCGCGGTGCAGTACTCGAACGCCAAGAAGTACCGCCACTCCTCAGCGCTCACCGAGACGTACGACTTCCCCGACCGCCCGCACCTCACCTGCGCCGCGCCCGGGTGGGAAGAGGTCGCCGACCACGCGCTCGAGTGGGCCGTGCGTCACGCACGAACCCAATCCAAGTAA